One Helianthus annuus cultivar XRQ/B chromosome 7, HanXRQr2.0-SUNRISE, whole genome shotgun sequence genomic region harbors:
- the LOC110867696 gene encoding 5-amino-6-(5-phospho-D-ribitylamino)uracil phosphatase, chloroplastic-like, with protein sequence MVESIGATSLLGHNLILGNYLKDCRPKRVAMSPNPLLRFRAFRPIKAQAMELTKEVPNFREDRFPKSSSYETETSPDRKDTLWPPNNKADNPSLHNPLLRQERMGCGWLGAIFEWEGVLIEDSTDYEKQSWLVLSEEEGKSPPPAFLLRRIEGMKNEQAMSEVLCWSRDPSQLKRMSLRKEQIYQALQGGRYRFRDGSKEFINVLTRYNIPMALVSTRPRNNLEEAVSAVGINGVFNVVVTAEDVYRGKPDPEMFAYAAQLLQFIPERCIVFGNSNLSVEAAHEAKMKCVAVASKHPVYELTAADLVVRSLDELSVVDLKNLADIESEFGAEPEVEMELEEEDDAYPSSRVAVDDHDFW encoded by the coding sequence ATGGTTGAATCAATTGGTGCAACATCCCTATTAGGGCACAACCTGATTTTAGGGAATTATTTGAAAGATTGTCGTCCGAAACGGGTTGCAATGAGCCCGAACCCATTGCTTAGGTTTCGGGCTTTTCGGCCGATCAAAGCCCAAGCAATGGAGTTGACTAAAGAGGTGCCTAATTTTAGAGAAGATAGGTTTCCGAAGAGTTCTAGCTATGAAACCGAAACTAGCCCGGACCGAAAAGATACACTATGGCCGCCTAATAACAAAGCTGACAACCCTTCGTTGCATAACCCGTTGTTGAGACAAGAACGGATGGGTTGCGGTTGGTTAGGTGCGATATTCGAATGGGAAGGTGTTTTGATAGAAGATAGTACTGATTACGAAAAGCAATCGTGGCTTGTACTTTCGGAAGAAGAAGGTAAGTCCCCGCCACCTGCGTTTTTGCTTAGAAGAATCGAAGGCATGAAAAACGAGCAGGCGATGTCGGAAGTTCTTTGTTGGTCAAGGGACCCGAGTCAGTTAAAACGGATGTCGTTAAGGAAAGAACAGATTTATCAAGCGTTACAAGGTGGGAGATACCGGTTTCGTGACGGGTCAAAAGAGTTTATAAacgttttgacccgttacaaCATCCCCATGGCTCTTGTGTCGACCCGTCCAAGAAACAATCTTGAAGAAGCCGTAAGTGCAGTTGGGATAAACGGTGTGTTTAATGTCGTTGTGACTGCAGAAGATGTTTATAGAGGGAAACCGGACCCTGAAATGTTCGCGTACGCAGCTCAGTTGTTGCAGTTTATACCCGAACGGTGTATTGTGTTTGGTAATTCGAATTTGAGTGTTGAAGCGGCTCACGAGGCTAAGATGAAGTGTGTGGCTGTGGCTAGTAAGCATCCGGTTTATGAGCTGACTGCTGCGGATTTGGTGGTGAGGTCGCTTGATGAGCTGTCGGTTGTCGATTTGAAGAATCTCGCGGATATTGAATCTGAGTTTGGTGCGGAACCCGAGGTGGAAATGGAgttggaggaagaagatgatgcaTACCCTTCTTCAAGGGTGGCTGTTGATGATCATGATTTCTGGTAG